The Setaria italica strain Yugu1 chromosome IX, Setaria_italica_v2.0, whole genome shotgun sequence genome has a window encoding:
- the LOC101770294 gene encoding beta-carotene 3-hydroxylase, chloroplastic — MAVARLVAAAPFPVAASRVRAARPAASRAAPRLAFAPLAVRAAARCAVPARARVVADDDEAAVGGTGGEEEADAGEADTEAEAARLAVAARAARKQSERRTYLVAAVMSSLGITSMAAAAVYYRFAWQMEGGEIPVTEMVGTFALSVGAAVGMEFWARWAHRALWHASLWDMHESHHRPRDGPFELNDVFAIVNAVPAMSLLAYGFFNRGLVPGLCFGAGLGITLFGMAYMFVHDGLVHRRFPVGPIENVPYFRRVAAAHQIHHMDKFQGVPYGLFLGPKELKEVGGTEELEKEIKKRIKRKGTLDAIQ, encoded by the exons ATGGCCGTCGCgaggctggtggcggcggctccaTTCCCTGTGGCCGCGTCGCGCGTCCGGGCGGCCCGTCCGGCCGCGtcccgcgcggcgccgcggctggCGTTCGCGCCCCTCgcggtgcgcgcggcggccCGATGCGCcgtgcccgcgcgcgcgcgcgtggtggcggacgacgacgaggccgccgtcggcggcaccggcggcgaggaggaggcggacgccggcgaagcggacacggaggcggaggccgcgcggctggcggtggcggcgcgcgcggcgcggaagCAGTCGGAGCGGCGGACGTacctggtggcggcggtgatgtCCAGCCTCGGGATCAcgtccatggccgccgctgccgtctaTTACCGCTTCGCCTGGCAAATGGAG GGAGGCGAGATCCCGGTGACGGAGATGGTGGGCACCTTCGCGCTTTCGGTGGGCGCCGCG GTCGGGATGGAGTTCTGGGCGCGGTGGGCGCACCGTGCGCTGTGGCACGCCTCGCTGTGGGACATGCACGAGTcccaccaccggccgcgcgACGGGCCCTTCGAGCTCAACGACGTCTTCGCCATCGTCAACGCCGTGCCGGCCATGTCCCTCCTGGCCTACGGCTTCTTCAACCGGGGCCTCGTCCCTGGTCTCTGCTTCGGCGCG GGGCTGGGGATCACGCTGTTCGGGATGGCGTACATGTTCGTGCACGACGGCCTCGTCCACCGCCGCTTCCCCGTGGGGCCCATCGAGAACGTGCCCTACTTCcgccgtgtcgccgccgcccatcAG ATACACCACATGGACAAGTTCCAGGGCGTGCCCTACGGCCTCTTCCTCGGCCCCAAG GAGCTGAAGGAGGTGGGAGGGACTGAGGAGCTGGAGAAGGAGATCAAGAAGAGGATCAAGAGGAAAGGGACCTTAGATGCCATCCAATAA